AACCTTGGACCCATCTAGGAAACTATTTGCATAAAAAGAGTGGTTGTCTCATGTCCTTGCAATGGTTTAATATAGCCATACATACACTCAGTATTGCttgtgacagttctgttttggCAGAgcctactcctgggggaattctacgcCATTGCATAAGGCACAGAATTCAtgtgccctgcagatttttttttctccacagaaaatacattctgcaggACAGGTGCTGCAGttatgccttttgcccaccagggactgctgtggtgccagaacagaaGACAGCCAGGTCATGGGTCAAAGCAGCCAACCATGGATAGGGAGGAGAGCCTGCGTTCTTCACAGCACCTTGCCCATGGGACCAGATGAGGAGGCACAGGATTGGGGGAGGTGAGAAGGGGGGTTGAGGAACAGACAGAACAGGGCACACAGGACTGGTGGAAAGGGGTCACATAGACGGGTTCAAAAGAGCTagtggggggacagactggggtgATGGCTGAATGGGAGAAAGGGGTGCAGCGCCACTTaggggctgggggtaggggatgactaagtgggggtgcagggatacatgggggagggggtggcagagTGGGGGTATGGAAACACATAGGGATGGGGGGGGATACAGGGACACATAGgaacaggggcagatgtgcctgattgaatgggagaggctaggggtcagccagggtcagCATGGGGgaaggctccccaactccctaacaaactcccaccccaaaaaaccctgttccacacttctctcacccacacccaggctccttctcagcaattacttccctctccctcagtcctcctgactctcccaagcctttgcactgcttctgacgGGTGCAGGAAaaacagttctgtattgtagttcaAATGAagtattactcaaagttctgtattaatatgcctaataaggaatctatttgtcaaaaaaacattttctgaatctttttttttgtctgtattgttacagacatacttgctgacaggtattttgaaataaattaccaaaataattgaaactggtgtgatcatattgtgttattttgacaaataaaatatgcagaattttaaaatatcatgtgcagaatttttagttttttggcacagaattcccccaggagtacatgtaATGCATGTAATGTCTAACTCATGCAAATCAAGGGCAATATGCTGCagctgagaaaacaaaaagagaacgAAAAACAACTAATCTGGAAGATAAACTTTGAATTCCTAACAACCTCAAAGATTAAGTTCAGTAAATACTGAGTTACAAAAGCTCCATTCCTTTGCTCGAGATAGACACCATGAGAATATGCTGACATGAAagaggtcacttgctggaaggtgaTAGTTAAATGACTTTCATAGTGCTTGAAAAGCTGTCTGTGTGAAGGGATCAATGTTAGGACTGGGATATTGAAATAAAACTGACATGAAAGGAAACTTGTCCAAGTAAGGCACCGATCTGAGATTCAGTGGGAGGAAAGAACCCTGAATTGTGGGaagagaacagcagctgctgtcatgTTTTGTAACAACGGTGGGACCCATGGATCCAAGGGCCTCTGCGCCTTCAGTAAAGCCAGATGCAGATAGGCAGGTATCTCCCTTGGAGACAGACTCAAGCGTAATCCAATTTAGAGCAGCAAAACCAGAGGCAAAATGGAGAGCACTGTCCTCTCGGACAGGAATTATGCTTTGGCAGCTGGATCTACTGGAGATGAATGTGTTAGTGATGTTTTGATGAACCATAACAGGCTTGGGACTGGGCCTGTAGGCTCCAAGGAACCCTGGCACAGATAGAAATACCCTGATCAGACTGGGGTCCGCTGTAGCTGTTGGTTGTGCTTAGATCCAGATGGGCCACCATAGATCTAGCTCCTAAGGGGATGGGGCAAAGCCCACCAGGTCCTGTTGTTTCTGAGACATATATAGAAaaatcctggacaaaccttattgaattaagtttacaTAGCTTATGAgatcattgtattaaaaatgcaaatgtttgtatATTATgatgggattgtatgtaacttccTTAAGAGGGAGACATGATTAACGTAAACCCTGGGGAGTATTATGAGCTTCCAAGGACTCTCTTAAAATAATGGACCAGACAAGATTGAATTTGGGAGGAGATGAATGAAAATTACGCAGCTCTGGACCCCAACTTTTGAAGCTGCACCCCCGTAGGAGGGGACTTTTGTCTGCTGTTCACCTGTTTCATGAGGACAAGATCAGAGGCCTAAACTGTATAAAGGTGTGACTCATAGATTCACGGCAGTGCTTGTTCTGAGTTAAAAGCTGTTATACACTTGTGACCACAGAAAATCCCCTTGGTGAGGTTTGAAAGACTGATCACCTGCCTGACTGGGGAAGGGCAGGTGATCTCTGATAAGCTACTTACCATGTGTGCAGATtcttatttcagtgtgatacttttcactttaagaataaaagtACTTGCTTAGAGGAACATCTACAGGGACTTTTTGGCATAAGCCCATGTGAGTTGACTTTGGCTCCTGAGACTTGCTACCCGCAAGGGTTTTTTCCTGTAGATATCCCCTGGCTTGCTTGGGAAttcagtgtagacagggcactGCATAGCCTGGACAACCTGTCAGGAAGGAAAGTGACATGGGTCTGTGCTTGAGAGGTAGAGATGATGGCTGCAAGCTGGGAGCATAGTGTGAGTACCCTTACATGGGGCCATTGCCCTAAAGGCCCCAGCTAACATCCGTAGGAAGGGGAGAACTGGGTCCTGTCACCTCCAGGGTCCCAGTGGGGAGCTAACAGAAAGCTGCGAgtcattaggaaatggatagataagacagaaaatatcatattgcctctttataaatccatggtacgcccatatcttgaatactgtgtgcagatgtggtcgccccatctcaaaaaaagatatagtggaattggaaaacgttcagaaaagggcaacaaaaatgattaggggtatggaatggctgccctATGAGAGATTAATTAGACTGGGACTTttcggcttggaaaagagatgactaagaggggatatgatagaggtctataaaatcatgacaggtgtggagcaagtaaataaggacgtgctatttactcctcataacacaagaactagggtcaccaaatgaaattaataggcaacaggtttaaaacaaacaaaaggaagtattttttcacataacacagtcaacctgtggaactccttgccagaggatgttgtgaaggccaagactataacagggttcaaaaaagaactaggtaagttcatggagaataggtccatcaagggctattagccaggatgggcagggatggtgcctgtaGCCTccgtttgctagaagctgggaatgggcgacaggggatggatcacttgatgattccctgctctgctcatcccctctggggcaccagacACTGGCCGCTgtgaggacaggatactgggcgagaagagggtgaccagacgtcccgattttacagacattttgggtctttttcttacacaggctcccattaccccccaccccgtcctgattttacACACACGCTGTCTGGCCACCCCAGGTGAGGGGCCTCTGGTCTGACACAATGTGGCCAGGCCTAGGTTCTGTGTGGGGCTCCGGGGCCTGTCACCCAAGGCCCCAGCTGGGAGCGGCCCTGCGATCCGGGTCGGGCCGCGTGGCCTCCCCCAGGCCGGCCCGGAGCCCCCTGTGAACCCCCCAAAGCGTTTGGCGCCGCTCCCCCCCGAGCCTAGGGCAAGAGCCCGCCCACCCCGCTGGCAGGAGCGCCGAGCGCGAGCCCTGATACCAGGCCCACCAAAGAGAGCGGCTACCGGAAGTTGGAGTTGCCTTTCCCCCCTTGCGCATGCGCACTTCGAACAAGACACTCCGCTGTCCGTCACGCCCTTGCGCACGCGCACTCGGGCAGCCTATTGCCGCCCTACCAATCGCTTTACGAAGCTCGCGCCGTTGGAACGAGCGGTGCGCAGGGGCAGTTGGGCGGCGTGCCTCCTTCCTCGCGCCCCCCCCCCGTAGCCTCAACTCTCGCGAGAAGTTCTGACGCGGCTTGGCGCTGGTGTAGCTGCGCAGGCGAGGTCCGCCTGCCCGTGGGGAAGAGCAGACGAGCATAGGCGGAGTGAGAGGCTAGAGCGGCCGGCGGGAAGTGGCGGCCCAGGGCCCAGCCCGCGCTCTCTGTCTGTGCGCCTGTGAGGAGAGGGCCCTGGCGGAGAGAGCAGGTGCCGTGGGGGGAGGCCCCGTGAGAcgccccctggggggctgggcgGGTGAAAGGGAGGGGGTAGGAAAGGCTGCAATGGGGAGCAGAGCCCCCCAGCCATTGCCCCCCATGGCTAGCGATGGGTGCTGCCAGGGGGGTGACATTAGCTGGGGAAAGGCGCCTGTGGGTTGTTTTTGTGCCTTTTCATTTCCGTTGTGAGAAATGTCCCGTCCTCTGTTGGAAAGATCGTGGACGGTTCTTGGGGGCATGTGACTGCCCAGGGCTGCCCTCCTGTGGCCTGACGTAGCCTCTCTTCTAAAAGGGGGTTTATAGGTCCCTTCATGAGACAGTCTCCTGCTAGATAATTTGGTGGAGGCCTTGTCCCAGATCACCTGTGTGCCCTCTTTCTTGGGAACAGTAGGCTCGAGACAGTAAACATAGCGCTTCTGACTGGCGGCAGAGTGCAGCTGTTGCTTCCAGTGCAAACTTCCCCTTTGGCTGTGTACCCCATTCCTGAGCTGCCCACAAATCCTGGGAGGCTTGGCTGAGGCTGCGAACAGGTATGCCATTTACCTGGAGACCTGCCCACTAATAACGAGGCACAGATAGTATCTTCTTTCTTATAGGCTGCCAAAAAGCCAAGGGTGGTatgtttcctcttctctctgtcaTGGCAGTAAGGAAATTCTGGGAAAACTAGAGTTGGCAAGACCCAAAAGACCTACATTGATAatattaaatttaacaaaagtttAATTCCTTGGCAGGTAAAACAATATTGATCAGCAGGTGTTTTCATGAAGTTTTAGTTTCACTGCAGCTTCTGTAAATAACCCCAAATGCCCTGCATGTTGTAACTTGCTATAATCTTAGTGCTTGTCTACACGTGGTTTTCATACTGCTTTAACTATCAGCACAATCCCCTAATGAGTGCCGTTATACTAATCTGTTTAGTCCCATAAGTGTATCAGAATAATTTTTACTGTTGTAACTGTCCACACTAGAggttatactgatgtaactgtATCAGCATAAAAGCTCACTCCTTACTGGAATAGTTCAACTTCTACAAAATCTTTGTAGAACAGGCCTTGGGGGATTGAAACAGAGAGCAGCACACATCTTTCAATAACAGTGTAGTAGGGAGCTATTTACGCTTACTTTCTAACCCTAACAGAACAACACTGTTGCAAAAGCTGTACAAAATTAAGGTATTAATTCCCTTTAGGCTTGTAGAAATAGGCCTTATACTTGGAGTGCAGACCTAAAAAAGGAGAGACACTGGATTGTATCAATTGGATTTAGTAGTCCTGGATATCTTCTGCCAATTTAAAACAGGTTTTGCTTTTTTCTCTTACTGATTATTGCAAGAATATTCTAAAATCAGGAAAGAATTTAGTTTAATAACTCAGATATGCCAGTTGAAGCTGATACCCCAAACTAAGAACATGCCATTCTAACTTACTGTCTGTCATTGTGATCTGATTTGTTGAGATGTATTAATATAAAGTAACGCGTTTGTGTGTGCTTACTGCACTGTGCAGAATAGATTACGCAGCTTGCGGTTCTACACTATCCTACTTACCATCCAACTTTGACATCAGGTGTTTCTACTCCAATTCTGGCAAGATGCCAGCAGCAATTGTGGAGAACAGTCAGGTTATCTGTGAAGTATGGGCAAACAATCTGGAAGAAGAAATGAGGAAAATTCGAGAAATAGTTCTCAGCTACAGCTACATCGCAATGGTAAATATGCTGTACTTCAATGATCACCTACCTGACTAAACTGAGGAATTTCAATGGGGGTAACTTTATTGTTTGTATGTAAATATAAGTGTATTCTAAGGTAAATTTAAACTGAATAGTAATTGGGGGAACAGTTGGAAAGCTGCTTGGCATTTAAAAtgttacttgatttttttaatatatggtcTTCCTCCAATATCTTGCTTAGCGTTTATGTAGATTCTTTGTGAAATCACACAAGTATACAGTGAGGCTTGAGGCCACGTTGAGCAGCTGAGATCTGTTAATGCTTAACAAGTAGGAATGTGGTATTTTGTTCATATAAtagagtttaaaaataattaagatgCCTAGTTGGTTATAAGCTGTTTAATGCAGCTagcatatttttcttttgaatggTTAGTTCATATTGGCTTCATGCTGATATATGGCAACAGGCACACAAGTCACAACTTGTTAGCTAATAGGATTGGTTGCCTTTTATAATGGCCAGGTACTGCCCCCTTTTAGGAAAGAACATGATTTGGGTTCGAATCTTATGTTGACTTATTCAGATAAATTTGTTTAAAAGGTCCAAGAATCTTGTTGAGAAACAGTTTCAGGAGGGGAGTTTTGTAGGGGGAATTTTCAgaccttaaaaaaacaacccataaaTCTGTATGTTTTACTTCATGATATATGTCATAGTTACagtatttacaaaaaaaacccaaactcttTTATCTTCACTTAGCATCTCTAAACCCCAAGGTATCCAAATTCCTTTATGAATGCACACTTACCATCAATAGCCATATTTGCCTTTTGAAGGTAGAGAGCGCTGTATATACTGTGGTACAGAAAAGAgacaatttttaatggcacccaCTATGCAAGTGTGTAAATATGAATCAGTTCCATCATCACTGAAATGCACATACCTCTGGATGGATTGTAAAGGTGTTGAAGCAGGAGCTACCTCCTTTCCCATCTATAACCTCTTCCTTTTTGAGTTTCAAAGTTGAAATTTAAGTAGAATTTGTTACACGACAATTCCATGGCCAAACTGGTGTCTCACATGCATGATTGACATAGTCAGGGAGAAAGGAGATGCTGGGCTGTGGAAGAGACTGTCGAATACCTACGGTTGAATTCTTGTATACACTTGCATTTCCCATTAAATtagaccggggtaggcaaccttcagcatgcgagctgattttcggtggcactcacgctgcccgggtcctggccactggtccggggagctctgcattttaatttaattttaaatgaagcttcttaaacatttttatttactttacatatgacaataatttagttatatgttatagactagagaaagagaccttctaaaaacgttaaaatgtattactggcacgcaaaaccttaaatcagagtgaataaatgaacactccgcacaccacttctaaaaggttgccgacccctgaattagACTATAGAAGATGCATGACCATATCTGTGGGTGGAATTTACCCCACAAATCTGAAATAATAGTAGAGAACACACAAACATTACTGGCCAGataaactgtttgtttttcatatattatatattttctcCATTATTAAATGTCCctctttctttacattttgttCATGCAGAAGTTTATCAGTTTAGGGCACCTGGGGTGTTGTCTAGTAGTAGTGTCTCCCAGAAGCAAGGATGATCTGCCACAACATGGGAGATCACACAAGAAATAACCACTgtactgatttttaaagtgttttaggACAACATGTGGTCATCAGATATAAAATAGGTTTTAGTAGATATTGGGGAGATAAAGGATTTATtccaggaggagaaaaaaatttctctaGATATATGCAGCAACATTATAAACTAAAAGAAAGGGAACCGTTGATAAGCGAATAGTAGCAGGAGCTAACAAACTGTATCACCAcggaagtttgttttgttttgtttttttttttaaacgaaggCCTGTGGATGAAATAGAAATTATCTAAAATTGCAGTTTCTCTTAGCATTCTCTAAACTTTTTGTTCGCTTAATCCAGTTTTATTCTAGTTGTTCAAAGGGTATGAATTGTCCATCAGGTGTTCTAGTTATTAAATATAATTGGGGGATTTGACTTTAAAACTGTGAGCAGACTAGCCTTCCGGCtgggaaataaaagtaaaacgGCAACTCTCCCTGAGAAGCACCAAAACCATTCAGAGAGGGGTATTTAATTTTTTGTACTTTTTCTTTACAAATGTTTAAATCAGTAGGAGTATAGTGTATGCGGTGTGTGGTGCTGGTTTCAAAAacatagcaaagaaaagaaaaatgcttcAGTAGGAAATGAGTGTAAACCTATTGAGTGTTTGCTTCCTGAATTTATCTCCCGGCTTCctgactccctctccccccacacatgTGATTTTGCTTATTATTAATCAGACAGATTGGGAAACAGAAACATGGAGTGATTGTTGCATCAAGTCAATGTATTGTACTCTTTGGCCCAGTGTTACCATTCCATACCGAAAGTTTTGTTATGGACAGGAATGCCTGTAAAATTCTGAGATTAAATGCTTGAACAATTTAGCTGTGGGCATCCTGTGATTTATCAGCTACATCATCCATCCCCCATATTTTAATATGGGAGTATACAGTCAATGAAAAATATCCCATTTTGGTAATACAGGAGTTATGGGAATACTTGGATCATGTGATCTGTAATATCGCTTTGAGTATGCATGCCCAGAATAGATTAAGGACCCTGTTCTTCAGTATGTTAGTGTTGATGGGCTGTGTGTGCATATTTCTCCCCTAGGATCTCTAAAGTGTGCTGTAAAAGCTGTTCAGCTCAAGTATTCTTTACCTCCCTCGTACAAATGTTTAACCTTTGTTTAATGTAGTAAGATTTACCTGCTTTTACAAATTAAGAGTAGGCAAAATTTCTTATGTGGAGCTATCGCTCTAAGTTCAGGGTAATTTAATTATGGGGAAGTTTTCTTTACCTTACTTCCTCCTTCTGTCTGAATTTACATTTTGATTCTAAATATTATAAGATCTTATGTATTAGTATTCCTTTCTGCCCACTGTACTGCACCTGTATTGCTAAGGGGGCCAAGTATGGATTTCCTGGTTGCTGTATAGTGGTTTAAGGTTATGTAGTAAACAGCATTGAGAAAAAGCTGATAAAGCAAATACTGTAAttttgtacatatatatataaagggtGGGAAGTTTAGCATTGAGAGCTGCTAGTGTCAGACTGAATGTGCAACTTGCTGCTATAGCAAGGTTTAACTTTTCATGCTCCCTTCCTAGGATACAGAGTTTCCAGGAGTCGTAGTAAGGCCAATTGGTGAATTCCGCAGCTCCATAGATTATCAGTATCAACTTCTTCGGTGTAATGTTGATCTTCTGAAAATCATCCAGCTGGGCCTAACTTTCACGAATGAGAAGGGGGAATATCCTTCTGGGATCAACACCTGGCAGTTTAACTTCAAATTCAACCTTACGTAAGTCTTCTGAGTCAGAGAACAATCCATAACTCCCCACTCTTCCCATTATACTTCTACCTGGTGACAGCATGTTTCAGCGTGTCCATTGCCAGCAATTGAGGCTGCACCAGGAAAATTCAGATCTCAGCACAAAAGGACTAAGTTGTGAGCCTTTCTGACACCATGAAAGATGTTGTAATACTCAAAGTCAAAGTCTAGTTAAAATATTGCTCTTGATCTGAGCTTCGTAACATGTTGCTGTTTGCTTGACAGTACCAAATAGTTTAATTCCAAACCTGGAGGTACCTTACATTTGCTTTTTGGAACCTGAAAGACTCTTCCAGGTTATGATTTTCTGTAAACTCCATCTCTGTTGTCCAGAAATAACAGATCTGCTCTCTTCTGGTTCTGCAACACTTAAAATCTATGCCTTTTCCTAGAGCTGTGCTGGAGTACAAGCTATGACCTAAGCCAAGAATATTAACCAAATTCCATTAGCTGTCCAGCAGCACTATTCTTGTCAAATAGAACAGGGCAATGATTCTCAATCTTTTCCATATCATGACTCTATGTAACAGCAGAAATAAGTTTCAGCACCCTTTCACATCTAGCCATAAAGAAAAGGTGGGTGTGCATGATAGAAGAACTGGCTGGAAATTTTGTGACAatgtttttctgtcagaaaatggcAATTTTTTGAAAGCTAAACATTTTGTAGAAATGCATTAATTCcagcaaaatttcattttgaacaaaacagacaaaaccTTTCAATAATATCAAAATGTTCTGGTTTGTCACTTTTGGAATGGAATGTTTCTGTATTTTTTATCtgctttttgttttgatatttctttaatatcaatttttaaaattaaaaatgtcaatacaaatgaaacattttgattgaccccaaacaaatttgttttgagATTTCATTTTGTGGGAAACTTCAAAATTATTGTTCTCATTCTGTttcagaatgagaaaaaaaattaacttgtgAAACAGAAAATCCTGTTCCTGCCAAGCTCTGTGTGATgcatcccttctcccccttcctggtCCTGTTTGGGAAGCCACAGAAtaggcatgtcataaacagatagctaagggttaatgtttcttttacctgtaaagggttaacaaagggaaccaaacacctgaccagaggaccaatcaggaaaccggatttttcaaagctcagggagggaatttttgggtgtgtgtcttttgtctgtgtctctgttctgtgctctctcggctatgagagtgatttctatctccaggcttttctaatcttctgtttccaagtgtaagtacaaaaggtagaagacaataggtttttatattgtttttgtatttacatgtgtgtagtttgctggaatgttttaaattgtatatctttttggataaggctgtttattcatttttcttttaagcaattgaccctgtatattgtcaaccttgatacagagaccatttttatgtctttttctttctttttatataaagctttctttttaaaacttgttggattttcttttctagttgaggctcagggggataggaatctctgtgccagggttacggtctctctcagggaaagactgggagggggaaatctctttgtgtcagagttgcaaagcttacctttgcagggactctgactgagggtgaaagaaactggatctctctgttttgcaattcaaggaattgaaatagggtgatcgtccagggccatccagggaggggaagccggggaggaaataaagaggagacaaggggagggggttatttccctttgttgtagactcagggcatctgagtcttggggtcccccagggaaggttttggggagaccagagtgaggcaggcactgtaattcctgtctggtggcagcgctataagatccaagctggtaattaagcttagaggttcatgcaggcacccacttttggacgctaaggttcagaattgggaattatgttTTATGACAAGGCAATAATTAGGAGTGGAAAAAATATAACTTGATTTCTCAAATGGCATTGGAGATGACGGAGAGTAATACATGCAGAGATGTGGAATGGCCTTTACTCTCACAACTCTGCTGACCATATTTGAGCCACATCTGCTCACTTCTGTGACAATAATCTGTTTTGCTTCTGCTAACTAGCAGAGACAACAATGCTCAGAAACTATCAGCCAACACAGTAAAGGTGGGTTCTTCTGGCTTGGACATCAGCAGTGGGATTAATAACCAAGTTACAATTGCAGAATCACTATTGTTGGTGTTGCATAAGCCAGAAAGATGGTTGGTTGCGGTTGCAGCACCAGCAGTTTAGAGAATACTTTTACCTGTAATCTGAATTGATATGAAGTTCACTGAGACATAAAGAACAGTCCAGTGATGCCATTGTAAGTCACTGTACTAGTGTTTTGAACTGAAGTATTTGGAGAATTCTTCTTTTCAGCTATGAGCCTGCCAGATCAGCACATCTAATGCAAAGTTGCCTTTCTCTTTTAGGGAGGACATGTACTCACAGGATTCCATAGACCTCCTTGCAAACTCTGGGCTGCAGTTCCAGAAGCATGAGGATGAAGGGATTGATACCTTGCACTTTGCAGAGTTGCTCATGACCTCAGGGGTGGTCCTCTGCGACAATGTGAAATGGCTCTCATTTCACAGGTTGGTGCAAGAGGAATTGAAAGTGTGTTGCTTATCAGAGAATATTGAAGCAGCAAAATGAATCATCATCTTGTCAGATCACTCCCATCTTTGATCTTAAGGAATAAAACACAGAT
This sequence is a window from Chelonoidis abingdonii isolate Lonesome George chromosome 7, CheloAbing_2.0, whole genome shotgun sequence. Protein-coding genes within it:
- the CNOT8 gene encoding CCR4-NOT transcription complex subunit 8 codes for the protein MPAAIVENSQVICEVWANNLEEEMRKIREIVLSYSYIAMDTEFPGVVVRPIGEFRSSIDYQYQLLRCNVDLLKIIQLGLTFTNEKGEYPSGINTWQFNFKFNLTEDMYSQDSIDLLANSGLQFQKHEDEGIDTLHFAELLMTSGVVLCDNVKWLSFHSGYDFGYMVKLLTDSRLPEEEHEFFHILNLFFPSIYDVKYLMKSCKNLKGGLQEVADQLDLQRIGRQHQAGSDSLLTGMAFFRMKELFFEDTIDDAKYCGRLYGLGTGVAQKQNEDVDTAQEKMSILAIINNLQQ